One window of Manihot esculenta cultivar AM560-2 chromosome 17, M.esculenta_v8, whole genome shotgun sequence genomic DNA carries:
- the LOC110604802 gene encoding probable O-methyltransferase 3, with the protein MELHQELGSNDEMFQAQCYIYKHMYHYFESMSLKCAVQLGIPDIIHKHGKPITIPELASALQVSPTKVNSLQRVMRMLAHSGFFASAKMHENQEGEEEGYILTTTSSILLRKDSPTSLTTTVLAMLDPALITPWFSLSDCFQGNELTAFETFHGMSFLEYGRQNLEFFNFLKEAMACDSQLVSLILKNHKEMFEGVASLVDVGGGTGTLARALSDAYPHMKCTVLDLPQVVADLPESKSLKFVAGDMFQTIPSADAVLIKSVLHNWSDEACIKILKRCREAIGCTDRGGKVIIIEMVINEKKDESKQLAETKLFADMQMMLVCTGRERNEKEWARLFMDAGFSRYKMTTTCGLNSIIEVYP; encoded by the exons ATGGAGTTACATCAAGAGCTTGGATCTAATGATGAGATGTTCCAAGCTCAgtgttatatatataaacacatGTACCACTATTTTGAATCCATGTCTCTGAAATGTGCTGTTCAGCTTGGAATTCCTGACATAATCCACAAACATGGCAAACCTATTACCATTCCGGAGTTGGCTTCTGCTCTTCAAGTTTCCCCGACAAAAGTGAACTCTCTGCAGCGCGTTATGCGCATGTTGGCGCACTCTGGCTTCTTTGCTTCAGCCAAAATGCATGAGAAtcaagaaggagaagaagagggTTATATTCTTACAACAACTTCTTCTATCCTCCTGCGAAAAGATAGCCCCACCAGCTTGACTACAACTGTTCTAGCAATGCTAGATCCTGCGCTGATAACTCCATGGTTTTCCCTTTCTGATTGTTTCCAAGGGAATGAACTCACAGCATTTGAAACTTTTCATGGAATGAGTTTTTTGGAATATGGAAGGCAGAATCTTGAGTTTTTCAATTTCTTGAAAGAGGCCATGGCCTGTGATTCTCAATTGGTGAGCTTGATTCTTAAGAACCATAAGGAAATGTTTGAAGGAGTAGCCTCACTTGTAGACGTAGGGGGTGGGACAGGAACCCTAGCCAGGGCGCTTTCTGATGCATACCCTCATATGAAATGCACAGTCTTGGACCTCCCACAAGTTGTTGCAGACTTGCCAGAGAGTAAAAGCTTGAAATTCGTCGCTGGTGACATGTTTCAGACGATTCCTTCTGCAGATGCAGTTCTGATCAAG TCTGTTCTGCATAACTGGAGCGACGAGGCCTGCATAAAGATTTTGAAACGATGCAGAGAAGCTATTGGCTGCACAGACAGGGGAGGAAAAGTGATAATCATAGAAATGGTGATTAATGAAAAGAAAGATGAAAGTAAGCAGCTGGCGGAAACAAAGCTCTTTGCAGACATGCAAATGATGCTTGTATGCACTGGAAGAGAGAGGAACGAGAAAGAATGGGCAAGGCTCTTCATGGACGCTGGATTTAGTCGCTATAAAATGACTACCACTTGTGGGTTAAACTCCATCATTGAGGTTTATCCATAG
- the LOC110604807 gene encoding trans-resveratrol di-O-methyltransferase, with amino-acid sequence MDSMHSQSSANELLQAQVHLYHHIFKYINSMSLKCAVQLRIPDIIHSHGKPITLSELVSSLHIHPTKISLVHRFMRMLVFSGFFSTTKVRNPQEEEQEAYDLTPYSKLLVKDHPYCLTPFVDSLLKPDFLTPGYFLGDWFRGNEVTIFEKAHGMAFWEYNDRNPEFNKLFNEAMASDSQMMNLVIRDCKSIFEGVNSLVDVGGGNGSLARIISEAFPHMKCTVLEIPQVIANLEDTKNLNYVGGDMFQHIPSADAIILKLILHGWSDEECLKILKKCKEAISRKGEGGKVIIIDLVINEKKDEHELTETKLLFDMLMMYVSRGKERTEKEWEDLFLKAGFGRYKITPVLGLRSLIEVYP; translated from the exons ATGGATTCCATGCACAGCCAGAGCAGCGCAAATGAACTGTTGCAAGCTCAAGTTCATTTGTATCATCACATATTTAAATACATAAATTCTATGTCACTCAAGTGTGCAGTTCAGCTACGCATACCAGACATAATTCACAGCCATGGCAAACCAATCACCCTTTCTGAGCTCGTCTCATCACTTCACATCCACCCAACCAAAATCAGTTTGGTCCACCGGTTCATGCGCATGCTGGTGTTCTCTGGCTTCTTTTCCACCACCAAAGTTCGTAATCCTcaagaagaagaacaagaagcTTATGATTTAACACCATATTCAAAGCTACTTGTCAAAGATCACCCTTATTGCTTGACACCCTTTGTTGATTCATTGCTTAAGCCAGATTTTTTGACTCCTGGGTATTTCTTGGGAGATTGGTTTCGAGGCAACGAGGTTACAATATTTGAGAAAGCACATGGAATGGCATTTTGGGAATACAATGATAGAAACCCTGAATTTAACAAGCTTTTTAATGAAGCAATGGCCAGTGATTCTCAGATGATGAACTTGGTCATTAGAGACTGCAAGTCAATTTTTGAAGGGGTGAATTCATTAGTAGATGTCGGAGGTGGTAATGGATCACTTGCCAGGATAATATCAGAGGCATTCCCTCATATGAAATGCACTGTTCTTGAAATTCCTCAGGTCATTGCCAATTTAGAAGACACCAAGAACTTGAATTATGTTGGAGGTGATATGTTTCAGCACATTCCTTCTGCAGATGCCATCATTCTTAAG TTAATTTTGCACGGTTGGAGCGATGAGGAATGCCTGAAAATACTGAAGAAATGCAAAGAAGCCATTTCAAGAAAAGGGGAAGGAGGAAAGGTGATCATCATAGACTTGGTGATAAATGAGAAGAAAGATGAACATGAATTAACAGAAACAAAGCTACTGTTTGACATGCTGATGATGTACGTGAgtagaggaaaagaaagaacagaGAAAGAATGGGAAGATCTATTCTTGAAGGCCGGTTTCGGTCGTTACAAGATAACACCTGTACTTGGTTTAAGGTCTCTAATTGAGGTTTATCCTTGA
- the LOC110604505 gene encoding OPA3-like protein isoform X2, which translates to MVLPLLKLGTLAVKTLSKPLASKLKQQAAFHPKFRQLIINFAQANHRLTTRMQRRIYSHSTDVEIRPLNEEKAVQAAVDLIGELFVFTAMRQRDEELSKEVEILKHKLEEIEQLAKGRGLAGIFHFKHSNTAGEVGKPAS; encoded by the exons ATGGTTCTGCCTCTATTGAAGCTCGGGACGTTAGCCGTTAAAACGCTAAGCAAGCCACTCGCTAGTAAGCTCAAGCAACAGGCTGCTTTTCACCCCAAATTCCGCCAGTTAATCATCAACTTCGCCCAG GCAAACCACAGATTGACGACGAGAATGCAAAGGAGAATCTATAGTCATTCAACTGATGTTGAGATACGCCCTTTGAATGAGGAGAAAGCTGTCCAGGCTGCCGTTGATCTCATAGGGGAACTTTTTGTTTTCACT GCAATGAGGCAAAGAGATGAAGAATTAAGCAAGGAAGTGGAAATTCTTAAGCACAAACTTGAAGAAATTGAGCAGCTAGCCAAGGGACGAGGACTTGCTGGTATTTTCCACTTCAAACATTCTAATACAGCAGGAGAAGTGGGAAAACCAGCTTCATAA
- the LOC110604505 gene encoding OPA3-like protein isoform X1 has protein sequence MVLPLLKLGTLAVKTLSKPLASKLKQQAAFHPKFRQLIINFAQANHRLTTRMQRRIYSHSTDVEIRPLNEEKAVQAAVDLIGELFVFTVAGGVVIFEVQRSAKSEARKEEVRRQEFEAMRQRDEELSKEVEILKHKLEEIEQLAKGRGLAGIFHFKHSNTAGEVGKPAS, from the exons ATGGTTCTGCCTCTATTGAAGCTCGGGACGTTAGCCGTTAAAACGCTAAGCAAGCCACTCGCTAGTAAGCTCAAGCAACAGGCTGCTTTTCACCCCAAATTCCGCCAGTTAATCATCAACTTCGCCCAG GCAAACCACAGATTGACGACGAGAATGCAAAGGAGAATCTATAGTCATTCAACTGATGTTGAGATACGCCCTTTGAATGAGGAGAAAGCTGTCCAGGCTGCCGTTGATCTCATAGGGGAACTTTTTGTTTTCACT GTAGCAGGAGGTGTAGTGATTTTTGAGGTGCAAAGGAGTGCCAAATCAGAAGCAAGAAAGGAGGAAGTGCGCCGGCAAGAATTCGAG GCAATGAGGCAAAGAGATGAAGAATTAAGCAAGGAAGTGGAAATTCTTAAGCACAAACTTGAAGAAATTGAGCAGCTAGCCAAGGGACGAGGACTTGCTGGTATTTTCCACTTCAAACATTCTAATACAGCAGGAGAAGTGGGAAAACCAGCTTCATAA
- the LOC110604671 gene encoding transcription factor VOZ1 isoform X2, protein MGKGSKINCKSASHKLFKDKAKNRVEDLQGMFMDLQFARKESRTVDVAVLEEQVHQMLREWKAELNEPSPASSLQQGGSLGSFSSDICRLLQLCEEQDDATSALAAPKPEPNDQSLQIGNNVVFQEDHSFPFVDQCKGSPTGVHSMVVNNLEGAGNLDYHQYDLSQNFESNFYAGFDSTDLCVEGGAPHVSGYLPSICPPPSAFLGPKCALWDCPRPAQGGLDWCQDYCSSFHHALALNEGPPGMGPVLRPGGIGLKDALLFAALSAKAQGKDVGIPECEGAATAKSPWNAPELFDLSVLEGETIREWLFFDKPRRAFESGNRKQRSLPDYSGRGWHESRKQVMNEFGGLKRSYYMDPQPLNNFEWHLYEYEINKCDACALYRLELKAVDGKKGMKGKITNESVVDLQKQMGRLTAEFPSDNKRCVKGRTKVNAKVGVGSVYSATNRVAPTNETFDYELGPPYNYLVENLGDYYVN, encoded by the exons ATGGGGAAAGGTTCAAAGATCAATTGCAAGTCAGCTTCACACAAGCTATTCAAGGACAAGGCCAAGAACCGTGTGGAGGATCTGCAAGGAATGTTCATGGATCTGCAGTTTGCTAGGAAAGAGAGCCGCACTGTTGATGTGGCTGTCCTCGAGGAGCAAGTTCACCAGATGCTTCGTGAATGGAAAGCTGAGCTCAATGAGCCGTCTCCAGCTTCTTCTTTGCAACAA GGTGGAAGTCTTGGGTCGTTCTCATCAGATATATGTAGGTTGTTGCAGCTCTGTGAAGAACAAGATGATGCCACTAGTGCATTAGCTGCGCCAAAGCCTGAGCCTAATGATCAGAGCTTGCAAATTGGGAACAATGTGGTCTTTCAGGAG GATCACAGTTTCCCATTTGTTGATCAATGTAAAGGCTCTCCTACAGGAGTTCACAGCATGGTGGTTAACAACTTAGAAGGAGCTGGTAACTTGGACTATCATCAGTATGATTTATCTCAAAATTTTGAATCGAACTTCTATGCTGGTTTTGATAGCACAGACTTGTGTGTGGAGGGTGGTGCGCCTCATGTTTCTGGCTATCTGCCGAGTATATGTCCCCCACCTTCAGCTTTCCTGGGCCCAAAATGTGCACTTTGGGACTGTCCAAGGCCTGCTCAAGGAGGGTTGGACTGGTGTCAGGATTATTGCAGTAGCTTTCACCATGCCCTTGCATTAAATGAAGGTCCACCTGGAATGGGTCCTGTTCTTCGACCTGGGGGCATTGGCCTGAAGGATGCTCTTCTTTTTGCTGCTCTAAGTGCAAAGGCACAAGGAAAAGATGTTGGAATTCCAGAATGTGAGGGAGCTGCAACTGCAAAGTCCCCATGGAATGCACCAG AGCTCTTTGATCTTTCGGTTCTTGAGGGTGAAACAATTAGGGAATGGCTTTTTTTTGATAAGCCACGTAGGGCTTTTGAGAGTGGGAATAGAAAGCAAAGGTCATTGCCAGATTACAGTGGGCGTGGATGGCATGAGTCAAGGAAGCAAGTGATGAATGAATTTGGAGGGCTGAAGAGATCCTATTATATGGATCCACAACCACTGAACAATTTTGAATGGCATCTTTATGAATATGAGATCAACAAGTGTGATGCTTGTGCTTTGTATAGATTGGAACTGAAAGCTGTTGATGGAAAGAAGGGTATGAAGGGTAAAATAACAAATGAATCAGTTGTTGATCTGCAGAAGCAAATGGGTAGACTCACTGCTGAGTTTCCCTCTGACAACAAGCGCTGTGTTAAAGGAAGAACCAAAGTGAATGCTAAGGTTGGTGTCGGAAGTGTTTATTCAGCTACAAATCGGGTGGCACCAACAAACGAAACATTTGATTATGAGCTAGGTCCACCATACAATTATCTCGTTGAGAATCTAGGTGACTATTATGTGAATTGA
- the LOC110604671 gene encoding transcription factor VOZ1 isoform X1 produces the protein MGKGSKINCKSASHKLFKDKAKNRVEDLQGMFMDLQFARKESRTVDVAVLEEQVHQMLREWKAELNEPSPASSLQQGGSLGSFSSDICRLLQLCEEQDDATSALAAPKPEPNDQSLQIGNNVVFQEGQQDHSFPFVDQCKGSPTGVHSMVVNNLEGAGNLDYHQYDLSQNFESNFYAGFDSTDLCVEGGAPHVSGYLPSICPPPSAFLGPKCALWDCPRPAQGGLDWCQDYCSSFHHALALNEGPPGMGPVLRPGGIGLKDALLFAALSAKAQGKDVGIPECEGAATAKSPWNAPELFDLSVLEGETIREWLFFDKPRRAFESGNRKQRSLPDYSGRGWHESRKQVMNEFGGLKRSYYMDPQPLNNFEWHLYEYEINKCDACALYRLELKAVDGKKGMKGKITNESVVDLQKQMGRLTAEFPSDNKRCVKGRTKVNAKVGVGSVYSATNRVAPTNETFDYELGPPYNYLVENLGDYYVN, from the exons ATGGGGAAAGGTTCAAAGATCAATTGCAAGTCAGCTTCACACAAGCTATTCAAGGACAAGGCCAAGAACCGTGTGGAGGATCTGCAAGGAATGTTCATGGATCTGCAGTTTGCTAGGAAAGAGAGCCGCACTGTTGATGTGGCTGTCCTCGAGGAGCAAGTTCACCAGATGCTTCGTGAATGGAAAGCTGAGCTCAATGAGCCGTCTCCAGCTTCTTCTTTGCAACAA GGTGGAAGTCTTGGGTCGTTCTCATCAGATATATGTAGGTTGTTGCAGCTCTGTGAAGAACAAGATGATGCCACTAGTGCATTAGCTGCGCCAAAGCCTGAGCCTAATGATCAGAGCTTGCAAATTGGGAACAATGTGGTCTTTCAGGAG GGACAACAGGATCACAGTTTCCCATTTGTTGATCAATGTAAAGGCTCTCCTACAGGAGTTCACAGCATGGTGGTTAACAACTTAGAAGGAGCTGGTAACTTGGACTATCATCAGTATGATTTATCTCAAAATTTTGAATCGAACTTCTATGCTGGTTTTGATAGCACAGACTTGTGTGTGGAGGGTGGTGCGCCTCATGTTTCTGGCTATCTGCCGAGTATATGTCCCCCACCTTCAGCTTTCCTGGGCCCAAAATGTGCACTTTGGGACTGTCCAAGGCCTGCTCAAGGAGGGTTGGACTGGTGTCAGGATTATTGCAGTAGCTTTCACCATGCCCTTGCATTAAATGAAGGTCCACCTGGAATGGGTCCTGTTCTTCGACCTGGGGGCATTGGCCTGAAGGATGCTCTTCTTTTTGCTGCTCTAAGTGCAAAGGCACAAGGAAAAGATGTTGGAATTCCAGAATGTGAGGGAGCTGCAACTGCAAAGTCCCCATGGAATGCACCAG AGCTCTTTGATCTTTCGGTTCTTGAGGGTGAAACAATTAGGGAATGGCTTTTTTTTGATAAGCCACGTAGGGCTTTTGAGAGTGGGAATAGAAAGCAAAGGTCATTGCCAGATTACAGTGGGCGTGGATGGCATGAGTCAAGGAAGCAAGTGATGAATGAATTTGGAGGGCTGAAGAGATCCTATTATATGGATCCACAACCACTGAACAATTTTGAATGGCATCTTTATGAATATGAGATCAACAAGTGTGATGCTTGTGCTTTGTATAGATTGGAACTGAAAGCTGTTGATGGAAAGAAGGGTATGAAGGGTAAAATAACAAATGAATCAGTTGTTGATCTGCAGAAGCAAATGGGTAGACTCACTGCTGAGTTTCCCTCTGACAACAAGCGCTGTGTTAAAGGAAGAACCAAAGTGAATGCTAAGGTTGGTGTCGGAAGTGTTTATTCAGCTACAAATCGGGTGGCACCAACAAACGAAACATTTGATTATGAGCTAGGTCCACCATACAATTATCTCGTTGAGAATCTAGGTGACTATTATGTGAATTGA
- the LOC110604671 gene encoding transcription factor VOZ1 isoform X3, protein MGKGSKINCKSASHKLFKDKAKNRVEDLQGMFMDLQFARKESRTVDVAVLEEQVHQMLREWKAELNEPSPASSLQQGQQDHSFPFVDQCKGSPTGVHSMVVNNLEGAGNLDYHQYDLSQNFESNFYAGFDSTDLCVEGGAPHVSGYLPSICPPPSAFLGPKCALWDCPRPAQGGLDWCQDYCSSFHHALALNEGPPGMGPVLRPGGIGLKDALLFAALSAKAQGKDVGIPECEGAATAKSPWNAPELFDLSVLEGETIREWLFFDKPRRAFESGNRKQRSLPDYSGRGWHESRKQVMNEFGGLKRSYYMDPQPLNNFEWHLYEYEINKCDACALYRLELKAVDGKKGMKGKITNESVVDLQKQMGRLTAEFPSDNKRCVKGRTKVNAKVGVGSVYSATNRVAPTNETFDYELGPPYNYLVENLGDYYVN, encoded by the exons ATGGGGAAAGGTTCAAAGATCAATTGCAAGTCAGCTTCACACAAGCTATTCAAGGACAAGGCCAAGAACCGTGTGGAGGATCTGCAAGGAATGTTCATGGATCTGCAGTTTGCTAGGAAAGAGAGCCGCACTGTTGATGTGGCTGTCCTCGAGGAGCAAGTTCACCAGATGCTTCGTGAATGGAAAGCTGAGCTCAATGAGCCGTCTCCAGCTTCTTCTTTGCAACAA GGACAACAGGATCACAGTTTCCCATTTGTTGATCAATGTAAAGGCTCTCCTACAGGAGTTCACAGCATGGTGGTTAACAACTTAGAAGGAGCTGGTAACTTGGACTATCATCAGTATGATTTATCTCAAAATTTTGAATCGAACTTCTATGCTGGTTTTGATAGCACAGACTTGTGTGTGGAGGGTGGTGCGCCTCATGTTTCTGGCTATCTGCCGAGTATATGTCCCCCACCTTCAGCTTTCCTGGGCCCAAAATGTGCACTTTGGGACTGTCCAAGGCCTGCTCAAGGAGGGTTGGACTGGTGTCAGGATTATTGCAGTAGCTTTCACCATGCCCTTGCATTAAATGAAGGTCCACCTGGAATGGGTCCTGTTCTTCGACCTGGGGGCATTGGCCTGAAGGATGCTCTTCTTTTTGCTGCTCTAAGTGCAAAGGCACAAGGAAAAGATGTTGGAATTCCAGAATGTGAGGGAGCTGCAACTGCAAAGTCCCCATGGAATGCACCAG AGCTCTTTGATCTTTCGGTTCTTGAGGGTGAAACAATTAGGGAATGGCTTTTTTTTGATAAGCCACGTAGGGCTTTTGAGAGTGGGAATAGAAAGCAAAGGTCATTGCCAGATTACAGTGGGCGTGGATGGCATGAGTCAAGGAAGCAAGTGATGAATGAATTTGGAGGGCTGAAGAGATCCTATTATATGGATCCACAACCACTGAACAATTTTGAATGGCATCTTTATGAATATGAGATCAACAAGTGTGATGCTTGTGCTTTGTATAGATTGGAACTGAAAGCTGTTGATGGAAAGAAGGGTATGAAGGGTAAAATAACAAATGAATCAGTTGTTGATCTGCAGAAGCAAATGGGTAGACTCACTGCTGAGTTTCCCTCTGACAACAAGCGCTGTGTTAAAGGAAGAACCAAAGTGAATGCTAAGGTTGGTGTCGGAAGTGTTTATTCAGCTACAAATCGGGTGGCACCAACAAACGAAACATTTGATTATGAGCTAGGTCCACCATACAATTATCTCGTTGAGAATCTAGGTGACTATTATGTGAATTGA
- the LOC110604672 gene encoding transcription elongation factor 1 homolog — protein sequence MGKRKSRAKPPPKKRMDKLDTVFSCPFCNHGTSVECRIDMKNLIGEALCAICQESFSTTITALTEPIDVYSEWIDECERVNNLDDDDA from the exons ATGGGAAAGAGGAAGTCAAGAGCAAAGCCTCCTCCTAAGAAGAGAATGGACAAGCTTGACACTGTTTTCAGTTGCCCCTTCTGCAACCATGGCACCAGTGTCGAATGCCGAAT TGATATGAAGAATTTAATTGGTGAAGCACTGTGTGCAATATGCCAAGAGAGCTTTAGCACTACCATCACAG CCCTAACTGAACCAATAGACGT ATACAGTGAATGGATTGATGAGTGTGAACGCGTTAACAATCTCGATGATGATGATGCTTGA